In Methanotorris formicicus Mc-S-70, a single genomic region encodes these proteins:
- a CDS encoding DUF473 domain-containing protein yields the protein MRIIALAGISPHALSELIKNHIKTLNLKSADNLLALKSVDVGDFIFITSVVKDDIIPGTEGIIGRVKKVSIVHQKIQSEVSEERECVVGKIQIEMIGFGTCVDINDMEVLSPTILNVVMKSIY from the coding sequence ATGAGGATCATTGCATTGGCAGGGATATCACCACATGCATTGTCAGAACTTATAAAAAATCATATAAAAACCCTAAATTTGAAGAGTGCAGATAATTTATTGGCTTTAAAATCTGTTGACGTTGGGGATTTTATATTTATTACATCAGTTGTAAAAGATGACATAATCCCTGGAACAGAAGGGATAATTGGAAGGGTAAAAAAAGTTTCCATTGTTCATCAAAAAATACAATCAGAAGTTTCAGAAGAGAGGGAATGTGTGGTTGGGAAAATTCAAATTGAAATGATTGGTTTTGGAACTTGTGTAGATATTAATGATATGGAAGTATTAAGTCCCACAATTCTAAATGTCGTTATGAAATCGATTTATTAA
- a CDS encoding translation initiation factor IF-2 subunit beta codes for MSIDYYDYDALLKRAREQLPEDVFKDVRFEIPEAEVFVEGSRTIIRNFREIAKLIDRDVNYFAKYIMKELGTAGDIEGARLVLQGRFSAYLVNSKIQDFMKEYVLCHECGKPDTKIIKEGRIHMLKCMACGAIRPIKLI; via the coding sequence ATGAGTATTGATTATTATGATTATGATGCATTACTAAAGAGGGCAAGGGAACAACTTCCAGAAGATGTGTTTAAGGATGTGAGATTTGAGATTCCTGAAGCAGAGGTCTTTGTTGAAGGTAGTAGAACAATAATTAGAAACTTTAGAGAAATTGCTAAATTAATTGATAGGGATGTAAACTACTTTGCAAAGTATATTATGAAGGAACTTGGTACTGCTGGAGATATTGAAGGAGCAAGGCTTGTTTTGCAAGGTAGGTTTAGTGCTTATTTAGTAAACTCAAAAATCCAAGATTTCATGAAGGAGTATGTTTTGTGCCACGAGTGTGGAAAACCAGATACGAAAATCATTAAAGAAGGAAGAATCCACATGCTCAAATGCATGGCTTGTGGTGCTATAAGACCTATAAAATTAATATAA
- a CDS encoding proteasome assembly chaperone family protein, translating into MEYITKKEIDFKNPIVIEGFPSVGLVGSIAAHQIIKNLKLEYIGYFDTPEVPPINLVEEGVVYPSIRVYGKEDLIVLFSDVIIPPIVVHSLSDKIVETLISINPQVVISLGGLATGKSEKVYGIASSKDLLEIFEKYEIPILKFGMVGGVSGSLMVKSNNNKIPAIGLLAETVGIRPDPRGASNLINVLNRIYNLNVDVEELIEEADKIDEKIKQLAQEHAKLMTKTARSEYPMYL; encoded by the coding sequence ATGGAATACATCACCAAAAAAGAAATCGATTTTAAAAATCCTATTGTCATCGAGGGGTTTCCCAGCGTTGGATTGGTTGGAAGTATAGCAGCACATCAAATTATAAAAAACCTTAAACTTGAGTATATCGGATACTTTGATACTCCGGAAGTGCCTCCAATAAACCTTGTCGAGGAGGGGGTGGTTTATCCATCAATAAGGGTTTATGGAAAAGAGGATTTGATTGTCCTATTTTCTGATGTGATAATTCCGCCAATTGTGGTTCATAGCCTCTCGGATAAAATTGTTGAAACATTAATATCGATTAATCCCCAAGTGGTTATATCTTTAGGAGGACTTGCCACTGGAAAATCTGAAAAGGTTTATGGAATAGCATCTTCAAAGGATCTTCTGGAAATTTTTGAAAAATACGAGATACCTATTTTAAAGTTTGGAATGGTTGGAGGAGTATCTGGAAGTTTGATGGTAAAAAGTAACAACAACAAAATACCTGCAATTGGCCTACTCGCTGAGACAGTTGGCATAAGGCCTGACCCGAGAGGGGCATCAAACCTTATAAATGTTTTAAACAGGATCTACAATCTTAACGTGGATGTGGAGGAGTTGATAGAAGAGGCAGATAAGATTGATGAAAAGATAAAGCAGTTAGCACAGGAGCATGCAAAATTGATGACAAAAACTGCAAGAAGTGAGTATCCAATGTATCTATAA
- the ribC gene encoding riboflavin synthase, with the protein MTIKVGIVDTTFARVDMASAAIKKLNELTSKIRIVRYTVPGIKDLPVACKKLIEEEGCEIVMALGMPGKAEKDKVCAHEASQGLMLAQLMTNKHIIEVFVHEDEAEDEKELEWLAKRRAEEHAENVYYLLFKPEYLRKNAGKGLRQGFEDAGPARL; encoded by the coding sequence ATGACAATAAAAGTAGGTATTGTAGATACAACATTTGCAAGGGTTGATATGGCTTCTGCAGCAATAAAAAAATTAAATGAATTGACATCAAAAATAAGGATAGTTAGATATACTGTTCCGGGAATAAAGGATTTGCCTGTAGCATGTAAGAAGTTGATTGAGGAAGAGGGTTGTGAGATTGTTATGGCCCTTGGAATGCCTGGAAAAGCGGAGAAGGATAAAGTTTGTGCCCATGAGGCATCCCAAGGTTTAATGTTAGCACAGTTGATGACAAACAAGCACATAATAGAGGTCTTTGTTCATGAGGATGAGGCAGAGGATGAAAAAGAACTCGAATGGCTTGCAAAGAGGAGAGCAGAGGAACATGCTGAAAATGTTTATTATTTGTTGTTTAAACCAGAATATCTAAGGAAAAATGCTGGTAAAGGTTTAAGGCAAGGATTTGAAGATGCAGGGCCTGCAAGATTATAA
- the hisB gene encoding imidazoleglycerol-phosphate dehydratase HisB has product MRVVEIKRETKETKIELKINIDGIGKYDIDTGIPFFDHVLSSFAKHGAFDLYIKAEGDLEVDDHHTVEDVGICLGMALDKVEKKNINRFGWAIVPMDEARAMVAIDLGGRPYVLSQYTPRRDKVGDLSTENVKHFFEALANNAKMNIHFEVIGENEHHKIEALFKAFGVALDMATRIDERKGVVSTKGVI; this is encoded by the coding sequence ATGAGGGTTGTTGAAATCAAAAGGGAAACAAAAGAAACAAAAATTGAGTTAAAAATCAATATAGATGGAATTGGAAAATACGACATAGATACAGGCATACCTTTTTTTGACCATGTTCTGTCTTCCTTTGCAAAACATGGGGCTTTTGATTTATATATTAAGGCTGAAGGTGATTTGGAGGTTGATGACCACCACACTGTTGAGGATGTAGGGATTTGCTTAGGAATGGCATTGGATAAAGTTGAAAAAAAGAACATCAATAGGTTTGGATGGGCAATAGTGCCAATGGATGAAGCAAGGGCAATGGTTGCAATTGATTTGGGTGGAAGACCTTATGTTTTATCCCAATACACGCCAAGAAGGGATAAAGTTGGTGATTTATCGACTGAAAATGTAAAGCATTTTTTTGAGGCTTTGGCAAACAATGCAAAAATGAATATCCATTTTGAGGTTATTGGAGAAAACGAACACCACAAAATAGAGGCATTGTTTAAGGCATTTGGTGTTGCTTTGGATATGGCTACGAGAATCGATGAAAGAAAGGGAGTTGTTAGCACAAAAGGAGTTATTTAG
- a CDS encoding radical SAM protein produces the protein MRFLILDGYTDEPAGLGVPPYIGIYPRYIAGVLDKFNQEVYYITIDKFREIRGKFDFNKFDAVIAICGFHTPGKYLNANPATLREIVSILYNFKGLKILAGPSATKFGSSIEGGTIKDESKLKAFFDIVVEGDAEAVLHDYFLNNCKIENIDTRRLRAYDELREFAIRGAKIVKQHPSYPYIIAEIETYRGCARALSGGCSFCTEPRRFGTPKFRDAKDIIEEIKALYNFGIKYFRIGRQPCIFSYKSKESEKEEVPKPNVEEIEKLFKGIWNVANPEVLHIDNANPSVIARHEESREVAKILVRYCTGGNVAAFGVESFDEKVIKKNNLLTMPEDVLKAVEILNEIGGKRSETGLPYLLPGINLLYGLRGETKETFKINYNYLKEIYDRGLMLRRINIRQVVPFFGTDLTIKDIEKGKKRKSLFLSFKEKVRKEIDNPMLKRVVPKGTILKNVFVEVKEKDDLFFGRQFGSYPILVGIKEKNLKIGEFVDVEVIDYGRRSITGKIAVSILVLMD, from the coding sequence ATGAGGTTTTTAATTTTAGATGGCTATACCGACGAACCAGCAGGATTAGGGGTTCCTCCATATATAGGCATATACCCAAGATACATTGCAGGAGTGCTAGATAAATTTAACCAGGAAGTGTATTATATAACTATCGATAAATTTAGGGAAATTAGGGGAAAGTTTGATTTTAATAAGTTTGATGCTGTCATTGCTATTTGCGGATTTCACACGCCGGGAAAGTATTTAAATGCAAATCCAGCAACATTGAGAGAAATTGTTTCTATTCTTTATAACTTTAAGGGTTTAAAAATCCTTGCAGGACCGAGTGCAACAAAATTTGGCTCATCCATTGAAGGGGGAACAATAAAAGATGAGAGCAAATTAAAGGCATTCTTTGATATTGTTGTGGAGGGAGATGCTGAGGCAGTTTTGCATGATTATTTTTTGAATAATTGCAAAATTGAAAATATAGATACAAGAAGATTGAGAGCCTACGATGAGTTGAGAGAATTTGCCATCAGAGGGGCAAAGATAGTTAAGCAACACCCTTCTTATCCATACATAATTGCTGAGATTGAAACCTACAGGGGATGTGCAAGGGCTTTGAGTGGAGGGTGTAGTTTTTGCACAGAGCCGAGGAGATTTGGAACTCCAAAATTTAGGGATGCAAAGGATATAATTGAGGAAATTAAGGCATTATACAACTTTGGTATTAAATACTTCAGAATTGGAAGGCAACCGTGCATATTCTCATATAAATCAAAGGAAAGTGAAAAGGAAGAGGTTCCAAAGCCAAATGTGGAAGAAATTGAGAAACTTTTTAAGGGCATCTGGAATGTGGCAAATCCTGAGGTTTTGCATATAGATAATGCGAATCCATCTGTAATAGCAAGGCATGAAGAAAGCAGAGAAGTTGCAAAAATTTTGGTTAGGTATTGCACTGGAGGAAATGTTGCTGCATTTGGTGTGGAGAGTTTTGATGAAAAGGTTATTAAGAAGAATAACCTCCTAACTATGCCAGAGGATGTTTTGAAGGCGGTTGAAATTTTAAATGAAATTGGAGGAAAAAGAAGCGAGACAGGATTGCCCTATCTCTTACCTGGAATTAACTTACTTTATGGATTAAGAGGAGAAACAAAAGAAACGTTTAAGATAAACTACAATTATTTGAAGGAAATTTATGATAGGGGATTAATGTTGAGGAGAATAAATATAAGGCAGGTAGTTCCATTCTTTGGAACTGATTTAACTATTAAAGATATTGAAAAAGGTAAAAAAAGAAAGAGTCTATTTTTAAGTTTTAAAGAAAAGGTTAGGAAAGAGATTGATAATCCAATGCTAAAAAGAGTTGTTCCAAAAGGCACGATATTAAAAAATGTCTTTGTTGAAGTTAAAGAGAAGGATGACTTATTCTTCGGCAGGCAATTTGGTAGTTATCCTATTTTAGTTGGAATAAAAGAGAAAAACTTAAAAATTGGGGAGTTTGTTGATGTTGAGGTTATTGATTATGGAAGGAGGTCAATAACTGGAAAGATTGCCGTTTCCATCCTTGTTTTAATGGACTAA